One window from the genome of Sphaerotilus microaerophilus encodes:
- a CDS encoding tautomerase family protein encodes MPVANIHVLAGHPRPVLKQLLREASATFARVIEAPPDRLQVWITEVDPELYAIAGEPADEVLQHTPRAQAEIPLIRMALMEGRPVEMLHRVMAEMSAVVARNLGGDPQRVRVQIDHVNADRWAIGGVPASVARAAELATRRAAA; translated from the coding sequence ATGCCCGTCGCCAACATCCACGTGCTCGCCGGCCACCCGCGCCCGGTGCTCAAGCAACTGCTGCGCGAGGCGTCGGCCACCTTCGCCCGCGTCATCGAGGCGCCGCCCGACCGCCTGCAGGTCTGGATCACCGAGGTCGACCCGGAGCTCTACGCCATCGCCGGTGAACCCGCCGACGAGGTGCTGCAGCACACACCACGCGCCCAGGCCGAGATCCCGCTGATCCGCATGGCGCTGATGGAGGGCCGACCGGTGGAGATGCTGCACCGCGTCATGGCCGAGATGAGTGCCGTCGTGGCCCGCAACCTGGGCGGCGACCCCCAGCGCGTGCGCGTGCAGATCGACCACGTGAACGCCGACCGCTGGGCCATCGGCGGCGTGCCCGCCAGCGTCGCCCGCGCGGCGGAGCTGGCGACGCGCCGGGCTGCGGCCTGA
- a CDS encoding 2-hydroxymuconic semialdehyde dehydrogenase — translation MTRTITSFIDGAFVPADGARLFDKRSPVDGRVIARIAEADAAQVNAAVQAARRAMAGEWGRMPVEKRCALLHAMADEITRRFDDFVAAEMADTGQPSHVMTHVFIPRGAANFKVFADVVKNVATESFRTDTPDGRGALNYAIRKPKGVIGVVCPWNAPFLLMTWKLGPALACGNAVVVKPSEETPLTAALLGEVMNAVGIPKGVYNVVNGFGPGSTGEFVTSHPGVDAITFTGETRTGTAIMRAAAEGVRDVSFELGGKNAGIVFADADFDAAVDGIFRSAFLNTGQVCLGTERVYVERPIFERFRDALKAKAEAVKYGRPEDHASTYGPLISREHQQKVLGYYRLAVEEGASVVTGGGVPQMPAELAEGCWVQPTIWTGLADDARTVREEVFGPCCHLRPFDSEDEVVGLANDTDYGLSTTIWTQNLARAHRMAERIDVGITWINSWFLRDLRTPFGGSKHSGIGREGGVHSLEFYTETRNVCVKL, via the coding sequence ATGACCCGCACCATCACCTCCTTCATCGACGGCGCCTTTGTTCCCGCTGACGGCGCCCGCCTGTTCGACAAGCGCTCGCCGGTGGACGGCCGCGTGATCGCCCGCATTGCCGAGGCGGACGCGGCCCAGGTGAATGCTGCGGTGCAGGCCGCCCGCCGTGCCATGGCCGGCGAGTGGGGCCGCATGCCCGTCGAGAAGCGCTGCGCGCTGCTGCACGCCATGGCCGACGAGATCACCCGCCGCTTCGACGACTTCGTCGCGGCCGAGATGGCCGATACTGGCCAGCCGAGCCACGTGATGACCCATGTGTTCATCCCGCGCGGTGCGGCCAACTTCAAGGTCTTCGCCGACGTGGTGAAGAACGTGGCCACCGAGAGCTTCCGCACCGACACGCCGGACGGGCGCGGTGCGCTGAACTACGCGATCCGCAAGCCCAAGGGCGTGATCGGCGTGGTCTGCCCCTGGAACGCGCCCTTCCTGCTGATGACCTGGAAGCTGGGCCCCGCACTGGCCTGCGGCAACGCGGTGGTCGTCAAGCCCAGCGAGGAAACGCCGCTGACCGCCGCGCTGCTGGGCGAGGTGATGAACGCCGTGGGCATCCCCAAGGGCGTCTACAACGTGGTGAACGGCTTCGGCCCGGGCTCCACCGGCGAGTTCGTCACCAGCCACCCGGGCGTGGACGCCATCACCTTCACCGGCGAGACGCGCACCGGCACCGCGATCATGCGGGCCGCCGCCGAGGGCGTGCGCGACGTCTCCTTCGAGCTGGGTGGCAAGAACGCCGGCATCGTGTTCGCCGATGCGGACTTCGACGCCGCGGTGGACGGCATCTTCCGCTCCGCCTTCCTCAACACCGGCCAAGTCTGCCTGGGCACCGAGCGCGTGTACGTGGAGCGGCCGATCTTCGAGCGCTTCCGCGATGCGCTCAAGGCCAAGGCCGAGGCGGTCAAGTACGGCCGCCCGGAGGACCACGCCAGCACCTACGGCCCGCTGATTTCCCGCGAGCACCAGCAGAAGGTGCTGGGCTACTACCGCCTGGCGGTGGAGGAGGGCGCCAGCGTCGTCACCGGCGGTGGCGTGCCGCAGATGCCCGCCGAGTTGGCCGAGGGCTGCTGGGTGCAGCCCACCATCTGGACTGGGCTGGCCGATGACGCCCGCACGGTGCGCGAGGAGGTCTTCGGCCCCTGCTGCCACCTGCGCCCCTTCGACAGCGAGGACGAGGTGGTCGGCCTGGCCAACGACACCGACTACGGCCTGTCCACCACGATCTGGACGCAGAACCTGGCCCGCGCGCACCGCATGGCCGAGCGCATCGACGTGGGCATCACCTGGATCAACAGCTGGTTCCTGCGCGACCTGCGCACGCCCTTTGGCGGCAGCAAGCACAGCGGCATCGGCCGCGAAGGCGGCGTGCACTCGCTGGAGTTCTACACGGAAACGCGCAACGTGTGTGTGAAGCTCTGA
- the dmpH gene encoding 2-oxo-3-hexenedioate decarboxylase, whose amino-acid sequence MRRTLDAAAVQQLTDRIEAAQTGARAIPKLTDDFPGMTLGDGYAVQLELLRRWRAAGRRQAGWKAGLTSKAKMVQMGVTVPSIGFLLADFARAEGSTVRTDDLVHPRVECEVAFVTKADLAGPDVTRAQVLAATDFVVPAIEVIDSRFSGFKFDLPSVVADNGSSARYVTGGRALRADGLELDCLGVVLEKNGEPVAMGASTAVMGHPADAVALLVKVLHELGETLPAGSFVMSGGITEAIAVKPGDVVCARFQELGSVAVRFA is encoded by the coding sequence ATGCGCCGCACGCTGGACGCCGCTGCGGTGCAGCAACTCACCGACCGCATCGAGGCGGCCCAGACCGGCGCGCGCGCCATTCCGAAGCTGACCGACGACTTCCCCGGCATGACGCTGGGCGACGGCTACGCGGTGCAGCTGGAGCTGCTGCGCCGCTGGAGGGCCGCGGGGCGCCGCCAGGCCGGCTGGAAGGCCGGGCTGACCTCCAAGGCCAAGATGGTGCAGATGGGGGTAACCGTGCCCTCGATCGGCTTCCTGCTCGCCGACTTCGCCCGCGCCGAGGGCAGCACGGTGCGCACCGACGACCTGGTGCACCCGCGCGTCGAGTGCGAGGTGGCCTTCGTGACCAAGGCCGATCTGGCCGGGCCGGACGTGACGCGCGCGCAGGTGCTGGCGGCCACCGACTTCGTCGTGCCGGCCATCGAGGTCATCGACTCGCGCTTCTCCGGCTTCAAGTTCGACTTGCCCAGCGTGGTGGCGGACAACGGCTCCTCGGCGCGCTACGTGACCGGCGGGCGGGCGCTGCGTGCCGATGGTTTGGAGCTCGACTGCCTCGGCGTCGTGCTGGAAAAGAACGGCGAGCCGGTGGCCATGGGCGCTTCCACCGCGGTGATGGGCCACCCGGCCGACGCGGTGGCCCTGCTGGTCAAGGTGCTGCACGAGCTGGGCGAGACGCTGCCCGCCGGCAGCTTCGTGATGAGCGGCGGCATCACCGAGGCCATCGCGGTGAAGCCGGGCGACGTCGTCTGCGCCCGCTTCCAGGAACTCGGCAGCGTCGCTGTGCGCTTTGCCTGA
- a CDS encoding sigma-54-dependent Fis family transcriptional regulator, which translates to MPPNPHRLHPIGCDCEALEPTDELVSRLHFDAREGRIWLNDQRMLLLHNSAMGVLRQELIEGLGLDKARGLITRMGYNCGANDADLAQKFRRFDRPIDAVYIGPQLHMLEGVARVEKVNLELDEEAGHFLGEFNWHGSAEAEAHVQIYGIGSHAVCWQQTGYASGFVSRFMGRPVVFREIQCRAQGAPHCVIVGRPAEAWAQARAEGAEGAESDLASLRADDLSLGVAAPLPAQAAGPDALLNDLEVVGVSAGFNAVCHMVRRAANTQATVLFLGESGVGKEVLAQALHRISPRGNGANTGPFVAINCAAIPEDLIESELFGVDKGGYTGALATRPGRFERAHGGTLFLDEIGILGWTAQGKLLRALQEREIERVGGTQTVKVDVRVVAATNLDLKREVEAGRFREDLYYRLNVLPLRVPPLRERREDIPVFMNHFLHKFNRRDGRQVTGFTGRAIDAMLAYAWPGNIRELENLVERGVVLASDGGAIDLMHLFLGDEALSAQWLALQRDGSLRHRGVGAANDPVKVEADAEQADAATDPLSPAQQLAQRVQALLCGQATHSTEAQLSLDQLETELVRSAMAATGGNQSAAARLLGLSRAQLIYRLKGLG; encoded by the coding sequence ATGCCCCCCAATCCCCACCGACTCCACCCCATCGGCTGTGATTGCGAGGCCCTGGAGCCCACCGATGAGCTGGTCTCGCGGCTGCACTTCGACGCCCGCGAGGGCCGCATCTGGCTCAACGACCAGCGCATGCTGCTGCTGCACAACAGCGCCATGGGCGTGCTGCGCCAGGAGCTGATCGAGGGCCTGGGGCTGGACAAGGCGCGCGGCCTCATCACCCGCATGGGCTACAACTGCGGCGCCAACGACGCCGACCTGGCGCAGAAGTTCCGCCGCTTCGACCGCCCGATCGACGCCGTCTACATCGGCCCGCAGCTGCACATGCTCGAAGGCGTGGCCCGCGTCGAGAAGGTCAACCTGGAGCTGGACGAAGAGGCCGGCCACTTCCTCGGCGAGTTCAACTGGCACGGGAGCGCCGAGGCCGAGGCGCACGTGCAGATCTACGGCATCGGCAGCCATGCGGTGTGCTGGCAGCAGACCGGCTACGCCAGCGGCTTCGTCAGCCGCTTCATGGGCCGCCCGGTGGTGTTCCGCGAGATCCAGTGCCGCGCCCAGGGCGCGCCGCACTGCGTCATCGTTGGCCGCCCGGCCGAGGCCTGGGCGCAGGCCCGCGCCGAGGGAGCCGAGGGCGCCGAGTCGGACCTCGCCAGCCTGCGCGCCGACGACCTCAGCCTGGGCGTGGCCGCGCCCCTGCCGGCCCAGGCGGCGGGGCCCGATGCCCTGCTCAACGACCTGGAGGTGGTCGGCGTCTCGGCCGGCTTCAACGCCGTCTGCCACATGGTGCGCCGCGCCGCGAACACCCAGGCCACCGTGCTCTTCCTGGGCGAAAGCGGCGTGGGCAAGGAGGTGCTGGCGCAGGCGCTGCACCGCATCAGCCCGCGCGGGAACGGGGCGAACACAGGGCCCTTCGTGGCGATCAACTGCGCCGCCATCCCCGAGGACCTGATCGAGAGCGAACTCTTCGGCGTTGACAAGGGCGGCTACACCGGCGCGCTCGCCACCCGGCCCGGCCGCTTCGAGCGCGCGCACGGCGGCACGCTCTTCCTCGACGAAATCGGCATCCTCGGCTGGACCGCCCAGGGCAAGCTGCTGCGCGCCCTGCAGGAGCGCGAGATCGAGCGCGTGGGCGGCACCCAGACCGTCAAGGTCGACGTGCGCGTGGTGGCCGCCACCAACCTGGACCTGAAGCGCGAGGTCGAGGCCGGGCGCTTCCGCGAGGACCTGTACTACCGCCTGAACGTGCTGCCGCTGCGAGTGCCACCGCTGCGTGAACGCCGCGAGGACATTCCGGTGTTCATGAACCACTTCCTGCACAAGTTCAACCGCCGCGACGGCCGCCAGGTTACCGGCTTCACCGGCCGCGCCATCGACGCGATGCTCGCCTACGCCTGGCCCGGCAACATCCGCGAGCTGGAGAACCTGGTCGAACGCGGCGTGGTGCTCGCCAGTGACGGCGGCGCCATCGACCTCATGCACCTCTTCCTCGGCGACGAGGCCCTCTCCGCCCAATGGCTCGCCCTGCAACGCGACGGCAGCCTGCGCCACCGCGGCGTCGGCGCCGCCAACGACCCGGTGAAGGTGGAGGCCGACGCGGAGCAGGCCGACGCGGCGACCGATCCTCTCAGCCCCGCCCAGCAACTTGCCCAGCGCGTCCAGGCCTTGCTTTGCGGCCAGGCCACCCACTCCACGGAGGCCCAGCTGTCACTCGACCAGCTCGAAACCGAACTGGTGCGCAGCGCGATGGCTGCGACGGGAGGCAACCAGTCCGCTGCGGCGCGGCTGCTGGGGTTGAGTCGGGCGCAGTTGATTTATCGGTTGAAGGGGTTGGGGTAG
- the dmpE gene encoding 2-oxopent-4-enoate hydratase, which translates to MTPELIQTCGDELYDAWRERRVLAPLLERFPAIRIEDSYAIQSRFVARRVAAGETIVGKKIGVTSKPVQDFLGVYEPDFGQLTSGMVCSESDGIDLSGLIQPKAEAELAFVLERDLIGPGITATDVIRATAYVAPCFEIVDSRIRDWKIKIQDTVADNASCGVFVLGNAKGDPKKLDLALAGMALHRNGELHATSVGAAVQGSPVNAVVWLANTLGRLGLPFRAGEVILSGSQSPLVPVTGGDELVCRIGGLGTCRARFHGKAAL; encoded by the coding sequence ATGACGCCTGAACTGATCCAAACCTGCGGCGACGAGCTCTACGACGCCTGGCGCGAGCGCCGGGTCCTGGCGCCGCTGCTGGAGCGCTTCCCCGCCATCCGCATCGAGGACAGCTACGCCATCCAGTCGCGCTTCGTGGCGCGGCGCGTGGCGGCCGGCGAGACCATCGTCGGCAAGAAGATCGGCGTGACCAGCAAGCCGGTGCAGGACTTCCTCGGCGTGTACGAGCCGGACTTCGGCCAGCTCACCTCCGGCATGGTCTGCAGCGAGTCCGACGGCATCGACCTGAGCGGGCTGATCCAGCCCAAGGCCGAGGCGGAACTGGCCTTCGTGCTGGAGCGCGACCTGATCGGCCCCGGCATCACCGCCACCGACGTGATCCGCGCTACCGCCTACGTGGCGCCCTGCTTCGAGATCGTCGACAGCCGCATTCGCGACTGGAAGATCAAGATCCAGGACACCGTGGCGGACAACGCCAGCTGCGGCGTCTTCGTGCTCGGCAACGCCAAGGGCGACCCGAAGAAGCTCGACCTGGCGCTGGCCGGCATGGCGCTGCACCGCAACGGCGAGCTGCACGCCACCAGCGTGGGCGCGGCGGTGCAGGGCTCGCCGGTCAACGCCGTCGTCTGGCTGGCCAACACGCTGGGGCGGCTGGGCCTGCCATTCCGCGCCGGCGAGGTGATCCTCTCCGGCTCGCAGTCGCCGCTGGTGCCGGTCACGGGCGGCGACGAGCTGGTCTGCCGCATCGGCGGCCTGGGCACCTGCCGGGCCCGGTTTCACGGAAAGGCGGCGCTGTGA
- the dmpG gene encoding 4-hydroxy-2-oxovalerate aldolase, with the protein MTTTNAYDALSSSLKGRKVLLHDMCLRDGMHAKREQISVEQMVQVATALDAAGVPMIQVSHGAGLGGNSLQHGFALAKNEEYLQAVTSVVKQTKVSVLLIPGLGTMRELQSAYDCGARSVHVATHCTEADTSPQHIAYARKLGMDTTGFLMMAHLNSPEGLAQQGKLMEGYGAQTIYITDSAGYMLPEHVTAAVSRLREVLKPETEIGFHGHHNLGLGISNSIAAIAAGASRIDGSVGGLGAGAGNTPLEVLLAVCERMGIHTGVDLFKLMDVAEDVILPLMAERIVRIDRDSLTLGFAGVYSTFLLHAKKAAARFGVPARDILVELGRKKMIAGQEDMIEDTAMTMAKERGLLKDVVRSGA; encoded by the coding sequence ATGACGACGACGAACGCCTACGACGCCCTCAGCAGCAGCCTCAAGGGCCGCAAGGTCCTGCTGCACGACATGTGCCTGCGCGACGGCATGCACGCCAAGCGCGAGCAGATCTCTGTCGAGCAGATGGTGCAGGTCGCCACCGCGCTGGACGCGGCCGGCGTGCCGATGATCCAGGTCAGCCACGGCGCCGGCCTGGGCGGCAACTCGCTGCAGCACGGCTTTGCGCTGGCCAAGAACGAGGAGTACCTGCAGGCCGTGACCTCGGTGGTCAAGCAGACCAAGGTCTCGGTGCTGCTGATCCCGGGCCTGGGCACGATGCGCGAGCTGCAATCGGCCTACGACTGCGGCGCGCGCAGCGTGCACGTGGCCACCCACTGCACCGAGGCGGACACCTCGCCCCAGCACATCGCCTACGCCCGCAAGCTGGGCATGGACACCACCGGCTTCCTGATGATGGCCCACCTGAACTCGCCCGAGGGGTTGGCGCAGCAGGGCAAGCTGATGGAGGGCTACGGCGCACAGACCATCTACATCACCGACTCGGCCGGCTACATGCTGCCCGAGCACGTGACGGCCGCGGTCAGCCGCCTTCGCGAGGTGCTCAAGCCCGAGACCGAGATCGGCTTCCACGGCCACCACAACCTGGGCCTGGGCATCAGCAACTCGATCGCCGCCATCGCCGCGGGCGCCAGCCGCATCGACGGCTCGGTGGGCGGCCTGGGCGCCGGCGCCGGCAACACGCCGCTGGAGGTGCTGCTGGCCGTGTGCGAGCGCATGGGCATTCACACCGGCGTGGACCTGTTCAAGCTGATGGATGTGGCCGAGGACGTGATCCTGCCGCTGATGGCCGAGCGCATCGTGCGCATCGACCGCGACTCGCTGACCCTCGGCTTCGCGGGCGTGTACTCCACCTTCCTGCTGCACGCCAAGAAGGCGGCCGCCCGCTTTGGCGTGCCGGCGCGCGACATCCTGGTCGAGCTGGGCCGCAAGAAGATGATCGCCGGCCAGGAGGACATGATCGAGGACACCGCGATGACCATGGCCAAGGAGCGCGGCCTGCTCAAGGACGTGGTGCGCTCCGGCGCATGA
- a CDS encoding SDR family NAD(P)-dependent oxidoreductase, whose amino-acid sequence MSERELAVVVGATGAFGQPIVARLIARGLTVLAVARSAASLTGLAERFGPSLVACVADIADDASIETIRAAVDAQAAIDGAPVRMLVHGPGVAVAGGILSAPTGSMVDAVNIKVGGMLRLVRAVDGRLVPHSRLVAIAGHYGLEPTAYAAAAGVANAALFNVMRQLSLAYGPRGITAHTLAPGPADTERLHRVAADRARLQATTPEAVLDAMRADSSLGQLTTPEQVAWAVALLLDPEADVMTGSTLMLDAGRRKGLP is encoded by the coding sequence ATGAGCGAGCGCGAACTTGCCGTGGTCGTCGGTGCCACCGGCGCCTTCGGCCAGCCCATCGTCGCGCGGCTGATCGCCCGCGGCCTGACGGTGCTGGCGGTCGCCCGCAGCGCCGCCAGCCTCACCGGCCTGGCCGAGCGCTTCGGCCCGTCGCTGGTCGCCTGCGTGGCCGACATCGCCGACGACGCGTCGATCGAGACCATCCGCGCCGCGGTCGACGCCCAGGCGGCGATCGACGGTGCCCCCGTGCGCATGCTGGTGCACGGCCCCGGCGTCGCGGTGGCGGGCGGCATCCTGAGCGCGCCCACGGGCTCGATGGTCGACGCCGTCAACATCAAGGTTGGCGGCATGCTGAGGCTGGTGCGCGCGGTGGACGGCCGGCTCGTGCCGCACTCGCGCCTGGTGGCCATTGCCGGCCACTACGGCCTGGAGCCCACCGCCTACGCCGCCGCGGCCGGCGTGGCCAACGCGGCGCTGTTCAATGTGATGCGCCAGCTCAGCCTGGCCTACGGCCCGCGCGGCATCACCGCCCACACCCTGGCGCCCGGCCCGGCCGACACCGAGCGGCTGCACCGCGTCGCCGCCGACCGCGCCCGCCTGCAGGCCACCACGCCCGAGGCGGTGCTGGACGCGATGCGCGCCGACTCCTCGCTCGGCCAGCTCACCACACCCGAGCAGGTGGCCTGGGCGGTGGCGCTGCTGCTGGACCCAGAGGCCGACGTGATGACCGGCTCGACGCTGATGCTCGATGCCGGCCGCCGCAAAGGTCTCCCCTGA
- a CDS encoding acetaldehyde dehydrogenase (acetylating): MTQKIRCALIGSGNIGTDLIYKIQRSPVLEPVWMVGIDPNSEGLERARSMGLKTTAEGVDGLLPHVLEDNIQIAFDATSAYVHAENSRKLNALGVLMIDLTPAAIGPLCVPPVNLKEHADKAEMNVNMISCAGQATIPIVNAISRVQPVEYGEIVASLASKSIGPGTRANLDEFTYTTSNAIERVGGAKKGKALAIINPAEPPMIMRNTINCLTETEPDQAKIIDSVLAMIEEVQKYVPGYRLVNGPLFDGKRVAVFMEVKGLGDYLPTYAGNLDIMTAAACRTAEMFAEEILAGTITLKPVVAAAAA; encoded by the coding sequence ATGACCCAAAAGATCCGCTGTGCCCTGATCGGCTCCGGCAACATCGGCACCGACCTGATCTACAAGATCCAGCGCAGCCCCGTGCTGGAGCCGGTGTGGATGGTCGGCATCGACCCGAACTCCGAGGGCCTGGAGCGCGCCCGCAGCATGGGCCTGAAGACCACCGCCGAGGGCGTGGACGGCCTGCTGCCGCACGTGCTGGAAGACAACATCCAGATCGCGTTTGATGCGACTTCCGCCTACGTGCACGCCGAGAACTCGCGCAAGCTCAACGCGCTGGGCGTGCTGATGATCGACCTGACGCCTGCGGCCATCGGCCCGCTGTGCGTGCCGCCGGTGAACCTGAAGGAACACGCGGACAAGGCCGAGATGAACGTCAACATGATCTCCTGCGCCGGCCAGGCCACGATCCCCATCGTGAACGCCATCAGCCGCGTGCAGCCGGTCGAGTACGGCGAGATCGTGGCCAGCCTGGCGTCCAAGTCCATTGGCCCGGGCACCCGCGCCAACCTGGACGAGTTCACTTACACCACCTCCAACGCCATCGAGCGCGTCGGCGGGGCCAAGAAGGGCAAGGCGCTGGCGATCATCAACCCGGCCGAACCGCCGATGATCATGCGCAACACGATCAACTGCCTCACCGAGACTGAGCCCGACCAGGCCAAGATCATCGACTCGGTGCTGGCGATGATCGAAGAGGTGCAGAAGTACGTGCCCGGCTACCGCCTGGTCAACGGCCCGCTCTTCGACGGCAAGCGCGTCGCGGTCTTCATGGAAGTGAAGGGCCTGGGCGACTACCTGCCCACCTACGCCGGCAACCTGGACATCATGACCGCCGCGGCCTGCCGCACCGCGGAGATGTTCGCCGAGGAAATCCTGGCCGGCACGATCACGCTCAAGCCCGTGGTGGCTGCCGCTGCAGCTTGA